Proteins from a single region of Carassius gibelio isolate Cgi1373 ecotype wild population from Czech Republic chromosome A5, carGib1.2-hapl.c, whole genome shotgun sequence:
- the LOC128008251 gene encoding pleckstrin homology-like domain family B member 1 isoform X3, protein MDRLNQNVPEHGRQTHQVLQSTPLDLIETGKTLKVQAEGPHLVSLGSGRLSTAITLLPLPEGKTTLGHGNTDINIQGPGVTAQHCYIENVGGAITLYPCGNLCSMDGLPFSKPVRLTQGCMLCFGQSSFFRFNHPEEAIRMKSLIPGGSPGFTSTYKNHSETHGQVNGNHLPLHERPRPGHGTLVRSIEKDIQDIMNSLSMDEGQTSSSEQCKTKRHPIPQSAILNGSGHSLVSPPTSPGTLSVSSSYENTSPPFSSFSTPSVVSSPEACLDSANTLSTSYTQTVKTPVPHPRTFASKTSSSNGGLKDIESPRLQKALTETPSSPSTNCIVESPHLAHGSSSGSVSISSGDLGRQINARVTSSSSPASSSPRSSVGSSVQETSSSLQSHSCALHPPDSPQSSHRGVELSSMLLPPLSPSTARRGVLGVPVLPGALPGVPLTSRGRTVSESPRLQRRAKAEEEIGITRLNARSPSPVSALLKDQPCCKQKTGITPALGSQTGVSPLTSPRNQRKNPKEPLQVQPRTRERKNSISEVSDKEEDLLEYHRWQREERMREQEMERLERQRLETILNLCAEYNKSDPPVGVDSGRVCQFPGMEEVSVRRPGPDPANVLAQSSHRQGESEEDNLKEECSSTESQHQEHEDSSVLGQQERANLEEERIRVMARVDELKTRVTDLEEQIQESRQEAEMERALLQGERKAELDQVEAELAIINQLQLKLNEVENSTQREKEKERAKVSAERDVLARLRDSYSELKCQLHKCPESLREHLQEQLARKVEALESATKRFEDLEFRQLERESGIEEEKETVSRQLLQEKAEYHQSVAKRKEKMAALEIQAKQLGLQAAQDCEKMAKDRTLALQMLQKERERLSLLEKRYQSLTGGKTFSKPASMKEEVLYISEPDLLDELPTQNSLLPSTCCQRSTPQIYSNRPQEEYLKLSDVYKMYGNGCIPAQTAFPNALCLPLAVTSDTPREEYVTVSQLNQLFGMPKVDPSPTSSVQSFQAIVADPVHSSHTSQCGSSQSLPVESQPAWIRPSIPRLDSERWYQEIMAAGEPSHASPPPLPAKCISSRKPMQSLPDLSPAYLDLDSKRQSDQQGRGLYTCDDSRIRPTDPKQSNWGAPQDSHSHFPPSGAPMVHYSILHHHAPPAGESTYDTLSLESSDSVETSVSTGNNSACSPESSNGQTGLRLEEMEKMLKEAQQEKARLVESREREVQARKQLLEAETRRREEMERRLQDETAHRQRLVEEEVKLREKQCSQARPMTRYLPIRKEEFDLRSHVESSGHCVDTCAYVIVTEKMCKGHLVKMGGKIKSWKKRWFVFDRLKRTFSYYIDKHETKLKGVIYFQAIEEVYYDHLRSATKSPNPSLTFCVKTHDRLYFMVAPSPEAMRIWMDVIVTGAEGYTQFMT, encoded by the exons GGTGTATGCTGTGTTTTGGTCAGTCATCCTTTTTCCGCTTTAACCACCCAGAGGAGGCCATCAGGATGAAGAGTTTGATCCCTGGTGGAAGCCCTGGATTTACCAGTACCTACAAGAACCACTCAG AAACCCATGGGCAAGTAAATGGCAACCACCTTCCTTTGCACGAGCGACCTCGTCCTGGACACGGCACTCTTGTGCGCTCTATTGAGAAGGACATTCAGGACATTATGAATTCTCTGTCTATGGATGAAGGCCAGACTTCTTCATCTGAGCAATGTAAAACAAAACGCCACCCCATTCCACAGTCTGCCATTCTCAACGGGAGCGGCCACAGTCTTGTCTCCCCTCCAACCAGTCCTGGCACTTTGTCTGTGAGCTCCAGCTATGAAAATACCAGTCCTCCGTTCTCCTCCTTCTCCACCCCCTCTGTGGTTAGTAGTCCAGAGGCTTGTTTGGACTCCGCTAATACCCTTTCCACCAGCTACACCCAGACTGTGAAGACCCCGGTGCCACATCCGCGCACTTTTGCATCCAAAACCAGTAGTTCCAACGGAGGGCTAAAGGATATAGAAAGTCCCAGGCTTCAAAAAGCCTTGACTGAAACCCCCTCAAGCCCTTCTACAAACTGTATAGTCGAGAGTCCACACCTGGCCCATGGTTCCTCTTCTGGGTCTGTCTCAATTTCATCTGGAGATTTAGGCAGACAGATCAATGCTAGGGTCACCTCCTCATCCTCACCAGCATCTTCTAGCCCCAGATCCAGTGTTGGCTCATCAGTCCAAGAAACGTCTTCCAGTCTTCAGTCCCATTCATGTGCACTCCATCCTCCAGACAGTCCCCAGTCATCCCACCGTGGTGTAGAACTATCCAGCATGCTTCTTCCTCCTCTCAGCCCCTCCACAGCACGCAGAGGTGTCCTTGGGGTGCCAGTTCTTCCTGGAGCTCTACCCGGAGTTCCTTTGACCTCTCGTGGCCGGACTGTATCAGAGAGTCCTCGTCTTCAACGACGAGCCAAAGCTGAAGAAGAAATAGGAATTACAAGATTAAATGCCAGAAGTCCATCTCCTGTTTCTGCTCTTTTGAAGGACCAGCCTTGCTGCAAGCAGAAGACAGGTATCACCCCAGCTCTAGGTTCTCAGACAGGTGTGTCTCCTCTCACTAGTCCCCGTAACCAGAGAAAGAACCCAAAGGAGCCTCTGCAGGTTCAGCCGCGCACACGAGAACGCAAGAACAGCATTTCAGAGGTCAGCGACAAAGAGGAAGACCTACTTGAGTACCATCGCTGGCAAAGAGAGGAAAGGATGCGTGAGCAGGAGATGGAGAGGCTG GAGAGGCAGAGGCTTGAGACCATCCTGAATTTGTGTGCTGAGTATAATAAGAGCGACCCTCCGGTTGGTGTGGACAGTGGGAGAGTGTGTCAGTTTCCAGGGATGGAGGAGGTCTCTGTTCGGCGACCCGGTCCTGACCCTGCGAATGTGCTGGCCCAGAGCTCTCACAGACAGGGAGAGAGTGAGGAGGACAACCTGAAAGAGGAATGTAGCAGCACTGAGAGCCAGCACCAGGAG CATGAAGATTCTTCAGTGCTGGGGCAGCAGGAGAGAGCAAATCTAGAGGAAGAGCGAATCAGGGTTATGGCTCGGGTGGATGAGCTGAAGACTCGTGTCACTGACCTGGAAGAGCAAATACAGGAATCCAGACAAGAG GCAGAGATGGAGAGGGCATTACTGCAGGGGGAACGGAAGGCGGAGCTTGATCAAGTGGAGGCAGAGTTGGCGATCATCAATCAACTTCAGCTGAAACTGAATGAAGTGGAAAATTCGACTCAGAGGGAGAAAGAGAAG GAAAGAGCAAAAGTCTCAGCTGAGCGGGATGTCCTGGCCAGGCTGAGGGATTCGTACAGTGAGCTGAAGTGCCAGCTTCATAAATGCCCCGAATCACTGAGGGAGCACTTACAGGAACAACTGGCCAGG AAGGTGGAGGCACTGGAGTCGGCCACTAAGCGCTTTGAGGATTTGGAGTTCCGCCAGTTGGAGCGAGAGAGTGGCATTGAGGAGGAGAAGGAGACGGTCAGCAGACAGCTGTTGCAAGAGAAGGCAGAGTATCACCAGAGTGTGGCCAAAAGGAAG GAGAAAATGGCAGCTCTGGAGATCCAGGCTAAACAGCTTGGACTTCAGGCAGCTCAGGACTGTGAAAAGATGGCCAAAGATCGAACCCTGGCACTACAGATGCTCCAGAAG GAAAGGGAGAGACTGTCTCTCTTGGAGAAGAGATACCAGAGCCTGACTGGTGGAAAGACTTTCTCCAAGCCTGCCAGCATGAAGGAG GAAGTTCTTTACATCAGTGAACCTGACCTTTTAGATGAACTCCCTACCCAAAATTCTCTGCTCCCCTCGACTTGTTGTCAAAGATCCACCCCTCAGATATATTCTAACAGGCCACAGGAG GAGTACCTCAAACTCTCAGATGTCTATAAGATGTATGGGAACGGATGTATCCCCGCCCAGACTGCCTTCCCTAACGCTCTTTGTCTACCGCTGGCTGTAACATCAGACACACCTCGTGAG GAGTATGTGACAGTCAGTCAGTTGAACCAGCTTTTCGGGATGCCCAAAGTTGACCCCTCTCCCACATCTTCAGTCCAATCATTCCAAGCtattgtggctgaccctgtccaCTCCAGCCACACATCCCAGTGTGGCTCCTCGCAGTCACTTCCTGTTGAG AGCCAGCCTGCATGGATTAGGCCTTCGATCCCCAGGTTAGATTCAGAGCGCTGGTACCAGGAGATTATGGCAGCTGGGGAGCCCAGTCATGCCTCTCCTCCCCCTCTGCCAGCTAAGTGTATCTCCTCACGCAAACCTATGCAG AGTCTCCCAGATCTGTCTCCTGCTTATTTGGACTTAGACTCCAAGAGACAATCGGATCAGCAGGGCAGAG GGCTCTATACATGTGATGATTCCAGAATCAGGCCTACGGATCCTAAACAGAGTAACTGGGGGGCACCACAGGACTCTCACTCCCATTTCCCACCTTCAGGTGCTCCCATGGTACACTACTCCATTCTGCACCACCACGCACCCCCAGCTGGAGAGTCAACGTATGACACTCTGAGTTTAGAGAGCTCTGACAGCGTGGAGACCAGCGTATCTACCGGCAACAACTCCGCCTGTTCACCTGAAAG CAGCAATGGGCAGACAGGACTGAGGCTGGAGGAGATGGAAAAGATGTTGAAGGAGGCCCAGCAGGAGAAAGCTAGACTGGTGGAGAGCCGA gagaGGGAAGTCCAGGCACGAAAGCAGCTGCTGGAGGCTGAGACAAGGCGGCGAGAGGAGATGGAGAGGAGGCTACAAGATGAGACTGCGCACAGGCAGAGACTTGTGGAGGAAGAGGTCAAGCTGAGAGAGAAACAGTGTTCCCAG GCTCGGCCAATGACACGCTATCTGCCTATTCGAAAAGAGGAGTTTGACCTGCGTTCTCATGTGGAGTCATCAGGCCACTGCGTGGACACATGTGCATATGTCATTGTTACAGAGAAAATGTGCAAGGGCCATCTTGTGAAGATGGGCGGCAAGATCAAATCCTGGAAAAAACGCTGGTTTGTCTTTGATCGACTTAAAAGGACCTTCTCTTATTACATAG ATAAACACGAGACCAAACTGAAAGGTGTCATCTACTTCCAAGCCATAGAAGAGGTGTATTACGATCACCTGCGCAGCGCAACTAAG AGTCCGAATCCTTCGCTAACCTTCTGTGTGAAGACTCATGATCGACTTTATTTCATGGTGGCACCATCCCCAGAGGCCATGCGTATTTGGATGGATGTCATAGTAACAGGTGCCGAGGGCTACACGCAGTTTATGACCTGA
- the LOC128008251 gene encoding pleckstrin homology-like domain family B member 1 isoform X6 gives MDLNKCHEVTNKSIDMDRLNQNVPEHGRQTHQVLQSTPLDLIETGKTLKVQAEGPHLVSLGSGRLSTAITLLPLPEGKTTLGHGNTDINIQGPGVTAQHCYIENVGGAITLYPCGNLCSMDGLPFSKPVRLTQGCMLCFGQSSFFRFNHPEEAIRMKSLIPGGSPGFTSTYKNHSETHGQVNGNHLPLHERPRPGHGTLVRSIEKDIQDIMNSLSMDEGQTSSSEQCKTKRHPIPQSAILNGSGHSLVSPPTSPGTLSVSSSYENTSPPFSSFSTPSVVSSPEACLDSANTLSTSYTQTVKTPVPHPRTFASKTSSSNGGLKDIESPRLQKALTETPSSPSTNCIVESPHLAHGSSSGSVSISSGDLGRQINARVTSSSSPASSSPRSSVGSSVQETSSSLQSHSCALHPPDSPQSSHRGVELSSMLLPPLSPSTARRGVLGVPVLPGALPGVPLTSRGRTVSESPRLQRRAKAEEEIGITRLNARSPSPVSALLKDQPCCKQKTGITPALGSQTGVSPLTSPRNQRKNPKEPLQVQPRTRERKNSISEVSDKEEDLLEYHRWQREERMREQEMERLERQRLETILNLCAEYNKSDPPVGVDSGRVCQFPGMEEVSVRRPGPDPANVLAQSSHRQGESEEDNLKEECSSTESQHQEHEDSSVLGQQERANLEEERIRVMARVDELKTRVTDLEEQIQESRQEAEMERALLQGERKAELDQVEAELAIINQLQLKLNEVENSTQREKEKERAKVSAERDVLARLRDSYSELKCQLHKCPESLREHLQEQLARKVEALESATKRFEDLEFRQLERESGIEEEKETVSRQLLQEKAEYHQSVAKRKEKMAALEIQAKQLGLQAAQDCEKMAKDRTLALQMLQKERERLSLLEKRYQSLTGGKTFSKPASMKEEVLYISEPDLLDELPTQNSLLPSTCCQRSTPQIYSNRPQEEYLKLSDVYKMYGNGCIPAQTAFPNALCLPLAVTSDTPREEYVTVSQLNQLFGMPKVDPSPTSSVQSFQAIVADPVHSSHTSQCGSSQSLPVESLPDLSPAYLDLDSKRQSDQQGRGLYTCDDSRIRPTDPKQSNWGAPQDSHSHFPPSGAPMVHYSILHHHAPPAGESTYDTLSLESSDSVETSVSTGNNSACSPESSNGQTGLRLEEMEKMLKEAQQEKARLVESREREVQARKQLLEAETRRREEMERRLQDETAHRQRLVEEEVKLREKQCSQARPMTRYLPIRKEEFDLRSHVESSGHCVDTCAYVIVTEKMCKGHLVKMGGKIKSWKKRWFVFDRLKRTFSYYIDKHETKLKGVIYFQAIEEVYYDHLRSATKSPNPSLTFCVKTHDRLYFMVAPSPEAMRIWMDVIVTGAEGYTQFMT, from the exons GGTGTATGCTGTGTTTTGGTCAGTCATCCTTTTTCCGCTTTAACCACCCAGAGGAGGCCATCAGGATGAAGAGTTTGATCCCTGGTGGAAGCCCTGGATTTACCAGTACCTACAAGAACCACTCAG AAACCCATGGGCAAGTAAATGGCAACCACCTTCCTTTGCACGAGCGACCTCGTCCTGGACACGGCACTCTTGTGCGCTCTATTGAGAAGGACATTCAGGACATTATGAATTCTCTGTCTATGGATGAAGGCCAGACTTCTTCATCTGAGCAATGTAAAACAAAACGCCACCCCATTCCACAGTCTGCCATTCTCAACGGGAGCGGCCACAGTCTTGTCTCCCCTCCAACCAGTCCTGGCACTTTGTCTGTGAGCTCCAGCTATGAAAATACCAGTCCTCCGTTCTCCTCCTTCTCCACCCCCTCTGTGGTTAGTAGTCCAGAGGCTTGTTTGGACTCCGCTAATACCCTTTCCACCAGCTACACCCAGACTGTGAAGACCCCGGTGCCACATCCGCGCACTTTTGCATCCAAAACCAGTAGTTCCAACGGAGGGCTAAAGGATATAGAAAGTCCCAGGCTTCAAAAAGCCTTGACTGAAACCCCCTCAAGCCCTTCTACAAACTGTATAGTCGAGAGTCCACACCTGGCCCATGGTTCCTCTTCTGGGTCTGTCTCAATTTCATCTGGAGATTTAGGCAGACAGATCAATGCTAGGGTCACCTCCTCATCCTCACCAGCATCTTCTAGCCCCAGATCCAGTGTTGGCTCATCAGTCCAAGAAACGTCTTCCAGTCTTCAGTCCCATTCATGTGCACTCCATCCTCCAGACAGTCCCCAGTCATCCCACCGTGGTGTAGAACTATCCAGCATGCTTCTTCCTCCTCTCAGCCCCTCCACAGCACGCAGAGGTGTCCTTGGGGTGCCAGTTCTTCCTGGAGCTCTACCCGGAGTTCCTTTGACCTCTCGTGGCCGGACTGTATCAGAGAGTCCTCGTCTTCAACGACGAGCCAAAGCTGAAGAAGAAATAGGAATTACAAGATTAAATGCCAGAAGTCCATCTCCTGTTTCTGCTCTTTTGAAGGACCAGCCTTGCTGCAAGCAGAAGACAGGTATCACCCCAGCTCTAGGTTCTCAGACAGGTGTGTCTCCTCTCACTAGTCCCCGTAACCAGAGAAAGAACCCAAAGGAGCCTCTGCAGGTTCAGCCGCGCACACGAGAACGCAAGAACAGCATTTCAGAGGTCAGCGACAAAGAGGAAGACCTACTTGAGTACCATCGCTGGCAAAGAGAGGAAAGGATGCGTGAGCAGGAGATGGAGAGGCTG GAGAGGCAGAGGCTTGAGACCATCCTGAATTTGTGTGCTGAGTATAATAAGAGCGACCCTCCGGTTGGTGTGGACAGTGGGAGAGTGTGTCAGTTTCCAGGGATGGAGGAGGTCTCTGTTCGGCGACCCGGTCCTGACCCTGCGAATGTGCTGGCCCAGAGCTCTCACAGACAGGGAGAGAGTGAGGAGGACAACCTGAAAGAGGAATGTAGCAGCACTGAGAGCCAGCACCAGGAG CATGAAGATTCTTCAGTGCTGGGGCAGCAGGAGAGAGCAAATCTAGAGGAAGAGCGAATCAGGGTTATGGCTCGGGTGGATGAGCTGAAGACTCGTGTCACTGACCTGGAAGAGCAAATACAGGAATCCAGACAAGAG GCAGAGATGGAGAGGGCATTACTGCAGGGGGAACGGAAGGCGGAGCTTGATCAAGTGGAGGCAGAGTTGGCGATCATCAATCAACTTCAGCTGAAACTGAATGAAGTGGAAAATTCGACTCAGAGGGAGAAAGAGAAG GAAAGAGCAAAAGTCTCAGCTGAGCGGGATGTCCTGGCCAGGCTGAGGGATTCGTACAGTGAGCTGAAGTGCCAGCTTCATAAATGCCCCGAATCACTGAGGGAGCACTTACAGGAACAACTGGCCAGG AAGGTGGAGGCACTGGAGTCGGCCACTAAGCGCTTTGAGGATTTGGAGTTCCGCCAGTTGGAGCGAGAGAGTGGCATTGAGGAGGAGAAGGAGACGGTCAGCAGACAGCTGTTGCAAGAGAAGGCAGAGTATCACCAGAGTGTGGCCAAAAGGAAG GAGAAAATGGCAGCTCTGGAGATCCAGGCTAAACAGCTTGGACTTCAGGCAGCTCAGGACTGTGAAAAGATGGCCAAAGATCGAACCCTGGCACTACAGATGCTCCAGAAG GAAAGGGAGAGACTGTCTCTCTTGGAGAAGAGATACCAGAGCCTGACTGGTGGAAAGACTTTCTCCAAGCCTGCCAGCATGAAGGAG GAAGTTCTTTACATCAGTGAACCTGACCTTTTAGATGAACTCCCTACCCAAAATTCTCTGCTCCCCTCGACTTGTTGTCAAAGATCCACCCCTCAGATATATTCTAACAGGCCACAGGAG GAGTACCTCAAACTCTCAGATGTCTATAAGATGTATGGGAACGGATGTATCCCCGCCCAGACTGCCTTCCCTAACGCTCTTTGTCTACCGCTGGCTGTAACATCAGACACACCTCGTGAG GAGTATGTGACAGTCAGTCAGTTGAACCAGCTTTTCGGGATGCCCAAAGTTGACCCCTCTCCCACATCTTCAGTCCAATCATTCCAAGCtattgtggctgaccctgtccaCTCCAGCCACACATCCCAGTGTGGCTCCTCGCAGTCACTTCCTGTTGAG AGTCTCCCAGATCTGTCTCCTGCTTATTTGGACTTAGACTCCAAGAGACAATCGGATCAGCAGGGCAGAG GGCTCTATACATGTGATGATTCCAGAATCAGGCCTACGGATCCTAAACAGAGTAACTGGGGGGCACCACAGGACTCTCACTCCCATTTCCCACCTTCAGGTGCTCCCATGGTACACTACTCCATTCTGCACCACCACGCACCCCCAGCTGGAGAGTCAACGTATGACACTCTGAGTTTAGAGAGCTCTGACAGCGTGGAGACCAGCGTATCTACCGGCAACAACTCCGCCTGTTCACCTGAAAG CAGCAATGGGCAGACAGGACTGAGGCTGGAGGAGATGGAAAAGATGTTGAAGGAGGCCCAGCAGGAGAAAGCTAGACTGGTGGAGAGCCGA gagaGGGAAGTCCAGGCACGAAAGCAGCTGCTGGAGGCTGAGACAAGGCGGCGAGAGGAGATGGAGAGGAGGCTACAAGATGAGACTGCGCACAGGCAGAGACTTGTGGAGGAAGAGGTCAAGCTGAGAGAGAAACAGTGTTCCCAG GCTCGGCCAATGACACGCTATCTGCCTATTCGAAAAGAGGAGTTTGACCTGCGTTCTCATGTGGAGTCATCAGGCCACTGCGTGGACACATGTGCATATGTCATTGTTACAGAGAAAATGTGCAAGGGCCATCTTGTGAAGATGGGCGGCAAGATCAAATCCTGGAAAAAACGCTGGTTTGTCTTTGATCGACTTAAAAGGACCTTCTCTTATTACATAG ATAAACACGAGACCAAACTGAAAGGTGTCATCTACTTCCAAGCCATAGAAGAGGTGTATTACGATCACCTGCGCAGCGCAACTAAG AGTCCGAATCCTTCGCTAACCTTCTGTGTGAAGACTCATGATCGACTTTATTTCATGGTGGCACCATCCCCAGAGGCCATGCGTATTTGGATGGATGTCATAGTAACAGGTGCCGAGGGCTACACGCAGTTTATGACCTGA